One Arachis hypogaea cultivar Tifrunner chromosome 18, arahy.Tifrunner.gnm2.J5K5, whole genome shotgun sequence genomic window, ATAAATAGATGAATGTTAGCCTTCTTTATTACTGTGTAGTTTGGAAGTAGAAGCAGATGGACAGATTCAATTAACAACAtgacacacatatatataaaggACAGGTTTCACAACTAATCATCAGTGAtttcgtttttttcttttttttttaataaaaaagtaaatttttataaaattgtgaTTAGGAGTAATGAAGGTGAAGGATAGGTAGAAGACAAATTAAGTTAATGAGAAGTTAGTTGaaattagttttagcttagttggCATCATAAATATTGTACGGAAAAAGTTTGGTAACCAAAATATTTCAGCCATAATTAGCCAAaacttttcataattcacttcatttatatcatttaatatcagttttattttttatcccaCTCTCTTATCATTCTACTTATCACCGTTCTTATCAAATCtacttattaattatattaattataaaatcatatCAGTTTTTATTAGGCATTATtgtaatcaataattaatattcctttttataatttgatttatatatataaaaatacaataaagattaataattatatttaaaaacgaTAATTATAATATCAATTACATTAAATAATTACAATTGATTCTTTGTCCGTTATGGTATTTATCATCAATTATTGGAGATATGAAACATGAAACTTATCCTATGTTAATTCAATcatattcattcaaaaatcacaagaaCAACACCATTGCAAGCACAATAGTGTATCAACTAAGAAATTTTACATGAAATTATTGTTATCATTATAATTTGTATGGTAATTGATTTCGACCTTAATACAGTACCTATGGTAGAAGGTGCTTTTATGGCAATTGATTTCGACCTTAATATAGTATCTATGGTAGAAGGTGCTTTGATGAGGTATGGTAATAGCCtggattattttttatgtattttttaacaCTTTAATTATATGCGTaacattttttatcattatttgttTGCTATTTATGtctaaaaaagtaaatttttttattatttttgttatattttttaatttttaaaaataattttatgaaaatagaagcatttaaaattattttcgtaACATGTGAATGATATACTTTtacctttgatttatttttatatctttttttcaaatttttatttgtagTATTCTTAATTATATCATTGGATCTCTTATTAGTAAAAaacctaatttaatttttataaagacTAAAAACTGAAAAACCAATAATTATTTTAGAAGAATGTTTTGTATACCATTTTATATATGTTTCAAATGTTTACCTTCAAATGTATACCTTCAATTGAACAGAGTTTTTTAACAATAAGAATTATTAAAacagactttgaaataagatGAAAGACGAATTTTTAGcagattatataattatatatgttaaaaaagagaatactttaaattttattttagatgataaattgataattttagttatataaaatatcacaaaataaatttaaaattactaaaatcctaaaatatatagttaaatgttaatttctatataatataattattaattttgacttatatactataaattatattttattaattttttattatgttatattttaatttattttatatttactttgcctcctttttgtataaaatttttgaatgcaTCACTGGTTATGATAATAATAGAAGATAAAAAGTAATTTATGATCTGAAAACATTTGATAATTGTTGCCTAATATTTTGTTTGTttggatcttaaaacagaaaaccGTGGTTTCAAGGGTACCATAGCAGGAGCTGAAGCAGAAACACACGCCAAAAAAGTGTGGGCAATATTTCAAGCTCTTGGCAACATAGCCTTTGCATATTCCTTTTCTGATATTCTCATTGAAATTCAGGTATACCCTTTTTTTCTATATACTAATCATTAGTTTTAAAATAAATGCGGCTCCATTAATACATtggaaaaaaaatgtatttaaacACAAGAAAAAATATAAGGAAGCAATATAGAAATCAACTAAATAAATGTATGTATTTAAATACAACTGTATTCTAAATATATTagttatacaaaaaaattagttttggTGTAGAATTTAGATCATTTAAAATAAAGAGATtagtaaaatactaaaataataaagtGAAGAGTTAATTACTATTTAATTTATAACTCTCATTATATGTGAGtcttactttattattttatcgttttttttattttggataaatTTAATCCGTttctatataaatacatgtattgtttaatttattttatatttcaatatatattttatatgaataactaGTTTTTTTTATACATCTAATATGATTGTTATTCAATATACTAACTTggttaaaagatttaattttaaaaaataataaaaaaacttttttttctcACATGTAAATTAATGAGTATATAATAATACACTGACTAAACAGGATACCATAAAATCTCCATTGGAAGTAAGAACCATGAAGAGGGCTACAAATTTAAGTATTGCAACCACCACAACATTCTATGTTCTTTGTGGGTGCATAGGATATGGTGCATTTGGAAATTCAACACCAGGAAACTTACTCACAGCGTTTGATAAACCATTCTGGCTTGTTGATATTGCAAATTTAGCATTAATTATTCAACTGGTGGGAGCATACCAAGTTTATTCTCAACCCCTCTTTGCATTTGTTGAAGAACGGACAACTAAAAAATGGGAAATAATTGGAAAAGAATACAAAGTTCAAATCCCATTTTTACCCTCATACAACCTAAATATATTTAGAATAATTTGGAGATCATTGTATGTTGTGGTAAGCACTCTTATAGCTATGTTGATTCCGTTCTTTAATGACATATTAGGAGTGATTGGGGCATTAGGGTTTTGGCCCTTATCAGTTTATTTTCCAGTGGAAATGTATATCAAACAGAAAAAGATCCCAAAATGGAGTGGGAGTTGGATTCTTTTGCAAAGTTTGAGTATGTTCTGTCTCCTGGTAACATTTGCTGCACTTGTTGGGTCTATAGTTGGTGTCTTATTGGACCTTAAGACATATAAACCATTCAGTGCAAGCTTGTAGCCCAAATCTGTTGTCCAACATtctatattaattactttttagttgtataaaaagtaattaatatagaATGTTGGACAACAGATTTGGGCTACAAGCTTGCACTGAATGGTTTATATGTCTTAAGGTCCAATAAGACACCAACTATAGACCCAACAAGTGCAGCAAATGTTACCAGGAGACAGAACATACTCAAACTTTGCAAAAGAATCCAACTCCCACTCCATTTTGGGATCTTTTTCTGTTTGATATACATTTCCACTGGAAAATAAACTGATAAGGGCCAAAACCCTAATGCCCCAATCACTCCTAATATGTCATTAAAGAACGGAATCAACATAGCTATAAGAGTGCTTACCACAACATACAATGATCTCCAAATTATTCTAAATATATTTAGGTTGTATGAGGGTAAAAATGGGATTTGAACTTTGTATTCTTTTCCAATTATTTCCCATTTTTTAGTTGTCCGTTCTTCAACAAATGCAAAGAGGGGTTGAGAATAAACTTGGTATGCTCCCACCAGTTGAATAATTAATGCTAAATTTGCAATATCAACAAGCCAGAATGGTTTATCAAACGCTGTGAGTAAGTTTCCTGGTGTTGAATTTCCAAATGCACCATATCCTATGCACCCACAAAGAACATAGAATGTTGTGGTGGTTGCAATACTTAAATTTGTAGCCCTCTTCATGGTTCTTACTTCCAATGGAGATTTTATGGTATCCTGTTTAGTCAGTGTATTATTATATACTCATTAATTTACATGTgagaaaaaaaagtttttttattattttttaaaattaaatcttttaaccAAGTTAGTATATTGAATAACAATCATATTAGATGTATAAAAAAAACtagttattcatataaaatatatattgaaatataaaatatattttaaaaataaattaaacaatacatgtatttatatagaaACGGATTAAatttatccaaaataaaaaaaacgataaaataataaagtaagaCTCACATATAATGAGAGTTATAAATTAAATAGTAATTAACTCTTCactttattattttagtattttactaATCTCTTTATTTTAAATGATCTAAATTCTACAccaaaactaatttttttgtataactAATATATTTAGAATACAGTTGTATTTAAATACATACATTTATTTAGTTGATTTCTATATTGCTTCCTTATATTTTTTCTTGTgtttaaatacattttttttccaATGTATTAATGGAGCCGCATTTATTTTAAAACTAATGATTAGTATATAGAAAAAAAGGGTATACCTGAATTTCAATGAGAATATCAGAAAAGGAATATGCAAAGGCTATGTTGCCAAGAGCTTGAAATATTGCCCACACTTTTTTGGCGTGTGTTTCTGCTTCAGCTCCTGCTATGGTACCCTTGAAACCACggttttctgtt contains:
- the LOC112770598 gene encoding amino acid permease 5-like; translation: MVEGAFMAIDFDLNIVSMVEGALMRYENRGFKGTIAGAEAETHAKKVWAIFQALGNIAFAYSFSDILIEIQDTIKSPLEVRTMKRATNLSIATTTTFYVLCGCIGYGAFGNSTPGNLLTAFDKPFWLVDIANLALIIQLVGAYQVYSQPLFAFVEERTTKKWEIIGKEYKVQIPFLPSYNLNIFRIIWRSLYVVVSTLIAMLIPFFNDILGVIGALGFWPLSVYFPVEMYIKQKKIPKWSGSWILLQSLSMFCLLVTFAALVGSIVGVLLDLKTYKPFSASL